In the Sorghum bicolor cultivar BTx623 chromosome 4, Sorghum_bicolor_NCBIv3, whole genome shotgun sequence genome, AAAAATGGACGAGGGACGGAGGAGAAAAGGGGATCGGAGCTGGGTGGTCATGTAGCCGGGCCCCTGTATAAAGGTAGCTGCGAAAGCACAGGTGACAGAAAACTCAAGCACgcgactaaaaaaataatagtaATGCCCAAAAGTGAACACCGCCATGATGAAGCATGTATAATTGTTTTTCCGCTGCACGAGTTTTCAGCCAGATGTACATCCACCGAAACGGAGCAGAACAAAGATTGAAAGAATTGTGAGGCCAAGAATATCATCAGCCAATCGATCCAGACGCAACCACCATCTGGCAGGTTCATTTCCTGCCTAAATCTGGGGCAAATTCTGCATGTCGCCGGCCTGCATGAACAGCTTGAGCCAGAAGTCCATGTCGTCGTCGTTGGTCGACGTCACCGACGACGGCGCGCCGCCGAAGGCTGCCTGCATCCCGGAGTCGTCGGAGCTGTCCACCGTCATGGCCAGCGTCTCGGACCAGAAGCTGTCGTCAATCtggtagtcctcctcctcctcctcctccgaggTGGAGCTGTCCGCGTTGTTCTCCATGGACGAGGCCGCCGAGTAGTCAGTGGTGGTGCTGGTGGTCGACGTGGACAGTGACTGCTCCGGCGACACCGGCACTACGGCGCCGGTCGTCGGTCCCTCGAGCGCCGTCACGGCCGTCGtctccggctgctgctgctgcttcttggGCTTGCGCTTGGGCGCCTGGCTGGCTGGCTTAGTAGTAGGCTCCAGGCGCTTCTTGAGGTGAGTGTGCCAGACGTTCTTGATCTCGTTGTCCGTCCTCCCCGGCAGCCTGGCAGCAATTGCCGACCATCTGAAAACCATACACAAAACGAGCTGGGTTAGTGCGCATGCTCTTTGATTTCGCCGTAATCGTCTACGAGGCATCAACAAGTGGCTGACTGATGATGACGCGTGGTACGTGTGTGGTAAAATAAACTAATCAATCAAGGTCGTAGGTAGATAAGATAAGCACCTGTTGCCGAGCATTTGGTGGAGCTGGATGATggcatcctcctcctccgcggTGAAGTTGCCGCGCTTGATGTCCGGGCGCAGGTAGTTGATCCATCGGAGGCGGCAGCTCTTGCCGCAGCGGAGCAGGCCCGCCTGCTTGGGCAGCGCGCGCCAGTTGCTGTGGCCATGGCGCTCGATGTGCGCCACCAGGACCCTGTCTTCCTCGGGCGTCCACGGCCCCCGCTTCAGCCCCATCTTCTCGCAGCACGGAGCGCGCCCCATGTCTCGTCTCTCTGCCGACGATTGACCTCCGTCCGAGAGCGTGGCTTGCTAGCTTGCTGGGTCCTGGCGAGGAGACCGAGCTTGCTGCTGTGTCTGTCTGTGAGCTCGATCGGGCTGGCAGCTGgctacctcggcggagtgcgGGTGGATGCTGATGCTGTGTGGACTGGGAGAGGGGGGTGGGCTGGGCTATTTATATGGCTCCGGGCCGGGACGAGGGCAAAACCAAACGTGGTCAAAGCAGGGAGCTTCGCAGAAGGCCGGGGAGGTTTTTGGGGCGGAGGGTGACACAAAGAACAGGGGGATGGGAATAGTTTAAGCTACGCCTTTGAATTCGTTCGTTTTTTATCAGTTTGCTTGGATGTTGCTTGTGTCGTTTTTTATTCCTCGGTTTGTTTGTACTTTGTACTGGTAGTACCTTCGTACGCTCCAGCTGCTCTCCAGTCCAGTGTCGGCTTAAAGTATATGGGAACGGATGTGAGCATGTGTTTCCTGTGAGAGGATACCATATCATATAGTATATGATTTTCATCATAACAAAAAGCTCCGTCCGTTGGTTTGGTTGTGACGCCCGAGAGATGCAACAATGAGGTGAACATGACATGTCCATATATATGACAAAACATTGGTTGTctctataggccttgtttagttctcaaaaattttgcaaaatttttcagattccccgtcacatcgaatctttagatgtatgcatatgaagtattaaatatagataaaaataaaaactaattacacagtttggtcgaaattgacgagacgaatcttttgagcctagttagtccatgattggacaaaatttgtcaaatacaaacgaaattgctacagtgctcattttgccaaaaattttggaactaaacaaggcctatatcacgcgtacttttttttttgacgggACGCGTACTTTGTTTGGCCTGAACGGCGTGTGCTCAAAACGATATGTGGGGTCTCATGCTTTTTAATAAGAGGTATAATGTTAAACATTCACGGATAGATTTAGGGCCAGCTAATCGATACCATATTCTCTCATTTGTTCATATTTTAGCATATCATAGTCATATACTAACTTTGCCCTACAAAGAATATCATTCTAGTTTGACAgaaaagcaaagtatcctatatTTGACTAAGTTCATAGAGAAAAATATCAGCTTCATGAGACCAAAACTGAATGTACTGGTTTAGTTTCTTAAATTGATCTcttatataaatttgattaaatttaaaGTGGTTTGACTTTGATTTAAGCTATAGTGATATTCTTTCTAATACAGGGTAGTAGTATTTTGTAATCAATATCAAATTGAAATATATATTAGTTGCCCATATATgtatcaaatacacatgatattAGCTTTAGCTATAGTGATACTTTCTAATACAGGGTAGTGTGATATGCTTGTTCCATCCGTTTTGTACTTTTCATTCTCCTTTGTATCGAACTCTCATGTGTATTTGATATATATTTCATTAATAGTAGATTTGAGCTATGCGTTTATTTAACGCAGAAATTAGTATACTCATTGCTTCTTGTGTAAATGATTATTAGCAATGACATAAATGGatacttaatttacaaaaagaAATGTATATGAGTAACTTTagatatttttataattatggTAATCTAGATGCAAATTTAGGGATCACTTTAGGCTATCTTTCGTAGTGGTAACTTAGAGGCAAATTTAGAGAATTACTTCAAATTACTTTTAGGATAGCTTATATGGATAATTTAAATAAGATTTAGTGATTTCTTTATGCTACTTTTCATAATTATATAGGTGGATAATGCACATATAAATTTATTAGGTgtggttagagcatctccaaagaaTTTCCAAAACCCACTCCCAATCTAGTTTTTTTTGGCAAGATTAAAAAAAACTTCTCTCCAACGACTCCCTATCTTAACTCCCAATCTTTCTGTGCTTGGGAAAATTGACTTA is a window encoding:
- the LOC8066164 gene encoding transcription factor MYB4; translation: MGRAPCCEKMGLKRGPWTPEEDRVLVAHIERHGHSNWRALPKQAGLLRCGKSCRLRWINYLRPDIKRGNFTAEEEDAIIQLHQMLGNRWSAIAARLPGRTDNEIKNVWHTHLKKRLEPTTKPASQAPKRKPKKQQQQPETTAVTALEGPTTGAVVPVSPEQSLSTSTTSTTTDYSAASSMENNADSSTSEEEEEEDYQIDDSFWSETLAMTVDSSDDSGMQAAFGGAPSSVTSTNDDDMDFWLKLFMQAGDMQNLPQI